Proteins from one Rosa chinensis cultivar Old Blush chromosome 7, RchiOBHm-V2, whole genome shotgun sequence genomic window:
- the LOC112180356 gene encoding protein DETOXIFICATION 56, giving the protein MSVTTSQTQNSPRESASQPCSFEPLNQKWPSNFLKIMLSELKIQRGIALPLVVMNLTWFAKIAITTAFLGRLGELQLAGGTLGFTFANVTGFSVLSGLCGAMEPVCGQAYGAKNIRLLHKTLLMTTFLLLLATLPISFLWLSVDKILTHFGQQEDISTVAKTYLFYLLPDLVMTALLCPLKAYLNSQSITVPSMFCSGLALAFHIPINIVLANAKGIEGVAMSVWITDLMVVILLAIYVCVIEVKAKEGRWKEGGWLDQGVWDWIRLLKLCGPCCLTTCLEWWCYEILVLLTGRLANAKQAVGVLAIVLNFDYLLYSVMLSLATCASTRVSNELGANRAGPAYQSAFVSLAVSLVSGCLGGLVMVAARGSWGSLFSHDKGIVRGVKKMMLLMAVVEVVNFPLAVCGGIVRGTARPWLAMYANLGGFYLLALPLGVVLAFKVKLGLSGLLVGFLIGMVACLILLLIFVLRINWDEEACKAQRLASLSCQAPELNKHKHHKSVGRVDAEV; this is encoded by the coding sequence ATGTCTGTAACAACATCACAAACACAAAACAGTCCAAGAGAGAGTGCCTCTCAACCATGTTCATTCGAACCTCTCAACCAAAAATGGCCGTCCAACTTCCTCAAGATCATGCTTTCAGAGCtcaaaatacaaagaggaataGCTCTGCCTCTGGTGGTTATGAACTTGACATGGTTTGCCAAAATAGCCATCACAACAGCTTTTCTAGGAAGACTCGGAGAGCTTCAACTGGCTGGTGGCACACTTGGTTTCACTTTCGCTAATGTCACCGGCTTCTCCGTCTTGAGTGGTCTCTGTGGTGCCATGGAGCCCGTATGTGGTCAAGCATATGGAGCCAAAAACATTAGGCTTCTCCACAAGACCCTTCTTATGACAACTTTCTTGTTACTTCTTGCAACTCTTCCTATTTCATTTTTGTGGCTCAGTGTTGACAAAATCCTCACCCATTTTGGCCAACAAGAAGATATTTCAACAGTTGCAAAGACCTACCTTTTCTATCTCCTACCAGACTTGGTTATGACCGCACTGCTTTGTCCCCTCAAAGCCTACTTGAACTCACAAAGCATCACGGTTCCTTCCATGTTCTGCTCAGGTCTTGCTCTTGCCTTTCACATACCAATCAACATAGTGCTTGCAAACGCTAAAGGTATTGAGGGAGTTGCAATGTCTGTCTGGATCACTGACCTTATGGTTGTGATTCTACTTGCAATTTATGTGTGTGTGATTGAAGTTAAGGCAAAAGAAGGAAGGTGGAAAGAAGGCGGGTGGCTGGACCAAGGTGTTTGGGATTGGATTAGACTGCTCAAGCTTTGTGGACCTTGCTGCCTTACTACCTGCCTAGAATGGTGGTGCTATGAGATTCTGGTCCTGTTAACTGGCCGGCTTGCCAATGCCAAGCAGGCAGTCGGAGTCTTAGCCATCGTACTAAACTTCGACTACTTGCTGTACTCGGTGATGCTGTCTCTGGCAACATGTGCGTCGACTCGAGTCTCAAATGAGCTCGGAGCAAACAGGGCAGGACCTGCATACCAATCTGCATTTGTGTCTCTGGCAGTGAGTTTGGTCTCTGGTTGTTTAGGTGGATTGGTGATGGTAGCAGCCAGGGGAAGTTGGGGGTCATTGTTTAGCCACGATAAGGGGATTGTAAGAGGTGTGAAGAAGATGATGCTGCTTATGGCTGTGGTGGAGGTTGTGAATTTCCCATTAGCTGTTTGCGGAGGGATTGTTCGAGGAACAGCGAGGCCATGGTTGGCTATGTATGCAAATCTTGGTGGATTCTACCTTCTGGCTTTGCCCTTGGGAGTTGTTTTAGCCTTCAAGGTTAAACTCGGGCTGAGTGGACTATTAGTAGGATTCTTGATTGGGATGGTTGCTTGCTTGATTTTGTTGCTGATCTTTGTTTTAAGAATCAACTGGGATGAAGAAGCGTGCAAAGCACAAAGACTTGCCTCACTTTCCTGTCAAGCACCAGAACTTAACAAACACAAACACCACAAAAGCGTGGGGAGAGTCGATGCCGAAGTCTAA
- the LOC112180357 gene encoding ATP-dependent Clp protease ATP-binding subunit CLPT2, chloroplastic: MAAHSLSKLPAFVSAFNPNQTTKPESCSLPLTTTLKPTSLQNLWLGTNSLGVRAQLPKLRPFSSTICLSLPTAIKERVSSNEEVPKWSSRAIKSFAMGELEARKLKYPTTGTEAILMGILIEGTTLASKILRANGVTLFKVREETIKLLGKADMYFFSPEHPALTDEAQRVLDWAVDKKIKSGGSGEITTSHLLLGIWYEVDSPGHKIMASLGFNEEKVKELESLISEPGFIDG, translated from the exons ATGGCCGCTCACTCCCTCTCCAAGCTTCCAGCTTTCGTCTCTGCCTTCAATCCCAATCAAACAACCAAACCCGAATCGTGTTCTCTACCTCTGACCACGACTTTGAAGCCcacaagtctacagaatctatGGCTCGGAACCAACAGTCTCGGAGTCAGAGCCCAACTGCCAAAGCTCCGACCTTTCTCTTCCACAATCTGCCTCAGCCTCCCGACCGC AATCAAGGAGAGAGTTTCGTCCAATGAGGAAGTGCCCAA ATGGTCTAGCAGGGCTATAAAGTCATTTGCCATGGGGGAATTGGAAGCCAGGAAGCTCAAGTACCCAACCACTGGGACTGAAGCAATTCTCATGGGTATCCTCATCGAGG GAACCACTTTGGCTTCAAAAATTTTGCGGGCAAATGGAGTTACATTGTTCAAGGTGCGTGAAGAAACCATCAAGTTACTTGGGAAAGCTGATATGTACTTTTTCAGTCCTGAGCATCCTGCATTGACTGACGAAGCTCAAAGAGTGCTCGACTGGGCTGttgataagaaaataaaatctg GTGGTAGTGGTGAAATTACAACATCTCATCTGCTTCTTGGCATTTGGTATGAAGTGGATTCACCGGGTCACAAGATAATGGCCTCCCTTGGCTTCAATGAAGAGAAAGTGAAAGAGCTGGAGTCTTTAATTTCTGAACCTGGATTCATTGATGGATGA
- the LOC112177526 gene encoding DNAJ protein JJJ1 homolog, whose product MVKSTERVCYYETLGLEPNCSMDDVRHAYHELSIIYHPDKYKSSCGMTEDEAAAKFLEIKDAYNILKEPDERAFYDSYRQTYAVPEAFNPDLKAAFDERNDLPWDSVHKPPDMGNLESPYPEVVKFYNYWLNFSSIMDFCWEDPYDEYDLSRVIRRGYKRWLKKNMKARKKAKKEYNNKVRDLAHNAKRLDKRVMQMMAKREEERKREMEKERERRKRLKKEKLAKAAMEYEEPEWTKVVERKRKYGDPEDEKEKEREEWECVVCRKGFRNEKQCRNHEQSKKHLRMVMELLKLKHYDMVAELIEVERNY is encoded by the exons ATGGTGAAGAGCACCGAGCGCGTCTGCTACTACGAGACCTTAGGCCTCGAACCCAACTGCTCAATGGATGATGTCAGACATGCCTACCATGAACTTTCCATAATATACCACCCGGACAAATACAAGTCCAGTTGCGGCATGACAGAAGACGAAGCCGCCGCCAAATTCCTAGAGATCAAAGACGCCTACAACATTCTCAAAGAACCCGATGAGCGGGCCTTCTACGACTCCTACCGCCAGACCTACGCTGTCCCAGAGGCTTTCAACCCCGACCTCAAAGCCGCTTTCGAC GAAAGGAATGACCTACCGTGGGATTCGGTTCACAAGCCTCCGGACATGGGCAATCTCGAGAGCCCGTATCCCGAGGTTGTTAAGTTTTACAACTACTGGCTCAACTTTAGTTCCATAATGGATTTCTGCTGGGAGGACCCGTATGATGAGTATGATCTCAGTAGGGTCATCCGCAGGGGGTATAAGCGGTGGTTGAAAAAGAATATGAAAGCGAGGAAGAAGGCTAAGAAGGAGTACAACAACAAGGTGCGGGATTTGGCACATAATGCGAAGAGGCTGGACAAGAGGGTCATGCAGATGATGGCGAAGAGGGAGGAGGAAAGGAAGAGGGAGATGGAGAAGGAAAGGGAGAGGAGGAAGCGGTTGAAGAAGGAGAAGCTGGCGAAGGCCGCTATGGAGTATGAGGAGCCGGAGTGGACCAAAGTGgttgagaggaagagaaaatatGGTGATCCTGAGGATGAGAAGgaaaaggagagagaggaaTGGGAGTGCGTGGTTTGTAGAAAGGGGTTTAGGAATGAAAAGCAGTGTCGGAATCACGAGCAGTCGAAGAAGCACCTCCGCATGGTTATGGAGTTGCTGAAGTTGAAACATTATGATATGGTTGCGGAGTTGATTGAGGTAGAGAGAAATTATTAA
- the LOC112180656 gene encoding putative DNA glycosylase At3g47830 produces MKGYENERVFEIAKAMAWVPVGADRNKTYLHLNQWIPDELKFDLNCLLYTHGKLYRKCIKKGGSTGKQQEKEYEDINSNFMYAICNEVV; encoded by the exons ATGAAAGGGTATGAGAATGAAAGG GTGTTTGAGATTGCAAAGGCTATGGCTTGGGTTCCAGTTGGAGCAGACAGGAATAAGACATATCTTCATCTTAACCAATGGATACCAGATGAACTTAAATTTGATCTGAACTGCCTTCTGTATACACATGGTAAGCTCTACCGCAAGTGCATCAAGAAAGGAGGTAGCACTGGTAAGCAGCAAGAAAAGGAATACGAGGATATCAATTCCAACTTCATGTATGCAATCTGCAATGAAGTCGTGTAA